In Sporomusaceae bacterium FL31, one genomic interval encodes:
- the rplW gene encoding 50S ribosomal protein L23 yields the protein MTNARDVLLRPMVTEKTTSLMQDNKYTFVVAPSANKIEIRKAVEEIFKVKVLDVHTIRVLGKTKRMGRTQGKRSDYKKAIVKLAPGERIEFFEGV from the coding sequence ATGACAAATGCACGCGATGTATTGCTTCGCCCAATGGTTACTGAAAAAACAACCAGCTTAATGCAAGATAACAAATACACTTTTGTTGTTGCTCCTTCAGCCAACAAAATTGAAATTCGCAAAGCTGTTGAAGAAATTTTCAAAGTAAAAGTTCTTGATGTACACACAATCCGCGTTCTCGGCAAAACTAAGCGGATGGGACGTACACAAGGTAAACGTTCGGATTATAAAAAAGCAATCGTTAAACTCGCTCCTGGTGAGCGGATCGAATTCTTTGAAGGTGTATAA
- the rplD gene encoding 50S ribosomal protein L4 produces the protein MPKVAVYDITGNQTGDIELNENVFGVEVNEAVIHQAVVMQLASQRLGTHATKTRGLVRGGGRKPWKQKGTGRARAGSTRSPIWVGGGTVFGPQPRSYAFRMPRKQRRLAIKSALSAKVQEGELVVVDNINFDEPKTKNVIKMLNDFKAANDKALIITADIIDAVEKSSRNIPGVKAIGSLGLNVYDILYHSKVFITKDAVTRIEEVLA, from the coding sequence ATGCCGAAAGTAGCAGTATATGATATAACCGGTAATCAGACTGGTGATATTGAATTAAATGAAAACGTATTTGGTGTAGAAGTAAATGAGGCTGTCATTCATCAAGCAGTAGTTATGCAGCTTGCGAGTCAACGTCTTGGAACTCACGCCACTAAAACCAGAGGTTTAGTACGCGGTGGCGGTCGTAAACCTTGGAAACAAAAAGGTACTGGCCGGGCCCGCGCTGGTAGCACTCGTTCACCAATTTGGGTAGGTGGTGGTACTGTATTTGGTCCACAACCGCGCTCCTATGCGTTTAGAATGCCTCGTAAACAACGCCGCTTAGCGATTAAATCAGCTTTGTCTGCGAAAGTACAAGAAGGCGAATTAGTGGTTGTTGATAACATCAACTTCGACGAGCCTAAAACTAAGAATGTTATAAAAATGCTGAATGACTTTAAAGCAGCTAATGATAAAGCTCTTATCATCACTGCTGATATCATTGATGCTGTGGAAAAATCTTCCCGCAACATTCCTGGAGTTAAGGCAATTGGTTCACTTGGTCTTAATGTTTATGACATTCTGTATCATAGCAAAGTATTTATTACTAAAGATGCAGTCACCCGCATTGAGGAGGTGCTTGCGTAA
- the rplC gene encoding 50S ribosomal protein L3, producing MAKGILGKKLGMTQIFTEEGKVVPVTVVESGKTVVIQSKTVENDGYNAVQLGFGTVKDKKVTKPMKGHFAKAGAAPVKFIREMRLPSAAEYNQGDVIGVDIFSAGELVDVTGTAKGKGFAGGIKRHNFRRGPMAHGSKSHREPGSMGPRMSGGGGKVFKGKKLPGQMGGQKVTIQRLSVVRVDSERNLILIKGAIPGPKGSLVVIKNTVKPKK from the coding sequence ATGGCTAAAGGAATCTTAGGTAAAAAACTTGGTATGACCCAAATCTTTACTGAAGAAGGTAAGGTAGTTCCGGTTACAGTCGTTGAGTCTGGCAAAACCGTTGTAATTCAAAGCAAAACTGTTGAAAACGATGGATATAATGCGGTGCAATTGGGCTTCGGCACTGTTAAAGATAAAAAGGTTACCAAACCGATGAAAGGTCATTTTGCTAAGGCCGGTGCTGCACCGGTGAAGTTCATCCGCGAAATGCGCCTGCCCAGCGCTGCTGAATATAATCAAGGCGATGTAATAGGCGTAGATATATTCAGTGCCGGTGAATTGGTTGATGTGACTGGTACCGCAAAAGGTAAAGGGTTTGCCGGCGGTATTAAACGCCATAACTTCAGACGTGGACCAATGGCTCACGGCTCGAAATCTCACCGGGAACCAGGTTCAATGGGTCCACGGATGAGCGGTGGCGGCGGTAAAGTATTTAAAGGTAAAAAATTGCCTGGTCAAATGGGCGGGCAAAAAGTGACTATACAACGTCTGAGCGTCGTTAGAGTTGATTCAGAGCGCAATTTGATTTTAATCAAAGGTGCAATTCCTGGACCTAAAGGCAGCCTTGTTGTGATAAAAAATACTGTAAAGCCTAAGAAATAA
- the rpsJ gene encoding 30S ribosomal protein S10, whose product MAKQQKIRIRLKAYDHKALDQSAVKIVETAKRTGALVSGPIPLPTEKNIFTILRSPHVNKDSREQFEMRTHKRLIDILEPTSKTVDALMRLDLPAGVDIEIKL is encoded by the coding sequence ATGGCTAAACAACAAAAAATCAGAATCCGTCTTAAAGCATATGATCATAAGGCGCTTGACCAAAGTGCAGTGAAAATTGTTGAAACAGCAAAAAGAACTGGCGCTTTAGTATCGGGGCCTATTCCACTTCCTACCGAGAAAAATATTTTTACAATTCTTCGTTCTCCACATGTCAATAAAGACTCTCGGGAGCAGTTTGAAATGCGTACCCATAAACGTCTAATTGACATCCTTGAGCCGACTTCAAAGACCGTTGATGCATTAATGCGTCTCGATCTGCCGGCTGGTGTGGATATCGAGATTAAGCTGTAG
- the tuf gene encoding elongation factor Tu, translating to MAKKKFERNKPHVNIGTIGHVDHGKTTLTAAITKVLAKSGGAEFLAYDMIDKAPEERERGITINTAHVEYETANRHYAHVDCPGHADYVKNMITGAAQMDGAILVCSAADGPMPQTREHILLSRQVGVPAMVVFLNKADMVDDAELMELVEMEVRELLSSYDFPGDDIPVIAGSALKALEGDEAYEAKIIELMDAVDEYIPTPVRDTDKTFLMPVEDVFTITGRGTVATGRVERGAIKVGDTIEIVGMTEKPKSTVITGVEMFRKLLDSAVAGDNIGALLRGVERKEIERGQVLAKPGSIKPHTKFKAEVYVLSKEEGGRHTPFFTNYRPQFYFRTTDVTGVVNLPEGVEMVMPGDNIQMSIELITPIAIEAGLRFAIREGGRTVGAGVVASIEA from the coding sequence ATGGCAAAGAAAAAGTTTGAAAGAAACAAACCACACGTAAACATTGGTACAATCGGTCACGTTGACCATGGTAAAACTACTTTAACAGCAGCTATTACCAAAGTATTAGCAAAATCAGGTGGAGCTGAATTCTTAGCTTACGACATGATCGATAAAGCTCCAGAAGAAAGAGAACGCGGTATCACTATCAATACTGCCCACGTTGAGTATGAGACTGCAAACCGTCACTATGCTCACGTTGACTGCCCAGGCCATGCTGACTATGTTAAAAACATGATCACTGGTGCTGCGCAAATGGATGGCGCTATTCTTGTTTGTAGCGCAGCTGATGGTCCTATGCCACAAACTCGCGAGCACATTCTTCTGTCCCGCCAAGTAGGCGTACCAGCAATGGTTGTGTTCCTGAATAAAGCTGACATGGTTGATGATGCTGAACTTATGGAGCTTGTAGAGATGGAAGTTCGTGAACTTCTTTCCAGCTATGATTTCCCAGGCGATGACATTCCTGTAATCGCTGGTTCTGCTCTGAAAGCTCTTGAAGGCGATGAAGCTTATGAAGCAAAAATCATTGAATTGATGGATGCTGTTGATGAGTACATCCCAACTCCTGTTCGCGACACTGACAAAACTTTCTTGATGCCTGTCGAGGACGTTTTCACAATCACTGGTCGTGGTACTGTTGCTACTGGCCGTGTAGAGCGTGGAGCAATTAAAGTTGGCGATACCATCGAAATCGTTGGTATGACTGAAAAACCTAAATCCACTGTTATCACTGGTGTAGAAATGTTCCGCAAACTGCTTGATTCTGCAGTTGCTGGTGACAATATCGGTGCTCTGCTTCGTGGTGTTGAGCGTAAAGAAATCGAGCGCGGTCAAGTATTGGCCAAGCCAGGTTCCATTAAGCCACACACTAAATTCAAAGCAGAAGTTTATGTACTGTCAAAAGAAGAGGGTGGACGTCATACTCCATTCTTCACTAACTATCGTCCACAATTCTACTTCCGTACAACTGACGTTACTGGTGTAGTAAACCTTCCTGAAGGTGTGGAAATGGTTATGCCTGGCGACAACATTCAAATGTCAATCGAGCTTATCACTCCGATTGCGATTGAAGCTGGTCTGCGTTTCGCGATTCGTGAAGGCGGCCGTACTGTAGGCGCTGGCGTTGTTGCTTCCATCGAAGCTTAA
- the fusA_2 gene encoding elongation factor G: MARKFPLLKTRNIGIMAHIDAGKTTTTERILFYTGRVHKIGEVHDGAATMDWMVQEQERGITITSAATTCEWAGHRINIIDTPGHVDFTVEVERSLRVLDGSVAVFCAKGGVEPQSETVWRQADKYGVPRMAYVNKMDILGADFYRVVDMMKTRLGANAVPIQLPIGSEDVFKGIVDLVEMKALIYTDDLGKTSEATEIPEELQEQAELYHQNLLDAVAESDDDLMMKYLEGEELTVEEIKAGVRKATIACKMTPVLCGSSYKNKGVQPMLDAVVEYMPSPLDVPAIKGVNPDTGAEDKRESDDSLPFSALAFKIMADPYVGKLAFFRVYSGKLTSGSYVFNSTKGKKERIGRILQMHANRREEIEEVFSGDIAAAVGLKDTVTGDTLCDDKNPIILESMVFPEPVINVAVEPKTKADQEKMGVALARLAEEDPTFRIWTDQETGQTIIAGMGELHLEIIVDRMLREFKVDCNVGKPQVAYRETIRKAVKSEGKFVRQSGGRGQYGHCWLEIEPQEVGKGFEFVNKVVGGAIPREYISPIEAGIKEAMENGVIAGYPMVDIKVTVVDGSYHDVDSSEMAFKIAGSMGFKSGCAKANPTLLEPYMKVEVTVPEEYMGDVIGDLNSRRGRIEGMEARAGAQVINSFVPLAEMFGYATDLRSKTQGRGNYSMEISHYDEVPKNISEAIIAKVKGA; this comes from the coding sequence GTGGCTAGAAAGTTTCCTCTCTTAAAGACGCGGAACATTGGCATCATGGCACATATTGACGCCGGCAAGACCACTACAACTGAACGTATACTGTTTTATACCGGTAGAGTACACAAAATTGGTGAAGTACATGATGGTGCCGCAACTATGGACTGGATGGTGCAGGAACAAGAGAGAGGTATAACTATCACTTCTGCTGCTACTACTTGTGAATGGGCGGGACATCGCATAAACATCATTGACACACCAGGACACGTGGACTTTACTGTTGAGGTAGAACGGTCACTCAGAGTGCTTGATGGTTCGGTTGCTGTATTTTGTGCGAAAGGTGGCGTAGAGCCTCAATCTGAGACTGTATGGCGCCAAGCTGATAAATATGGCGTACCACGTATGGCATATGTCAACAAAATGGATATTCTGGGTGCTGATTTCTATCGCGTTGTCGATATGATGAAAACCCGTTTAGGTGCTAACGCAGTGCCAATTCAACTTCCAATTGGATCTGAAGATGTTTTCAAAGGCATCGTCGATCTTGTGGAAATGAAAGCCTTGATCTACACAGATGATCTTGGTAAAACTAGCGAAGCAACTGAAATTCCTGAAGAGTTACAAGAACAAGCTGAACTTTATCATCAAAATCTGCTTGATGCAGTTGCTGAAAGCGATGATGACTTGATGATGAAATATCTTGAGGGTGAAGAGCTTACTGTTGAGGAAATCAAAGCTGGCGTTCGCAAAGCAACGATTGCTTGTAAAATGACTCCAGTACTTTGCGGATCCTCGTACAAAAACAAAGGTGTTCAACCGATGTTGGATGCAGTTGTTGAGTATATGCCTTCGCCGCTTGATGTACCAGCAATCAAAGGGGTTAACCCAGATACTGGTGCAGAAGATAAACGCGAATCTGATGACAGCCTGCCGTTCTCGGCGCTGGCCTTCAAAATTATGGCTGACCCCTATGTGGGTAAGCTGGCGTTCTTCCGGGTGTACTCTGGTAAATTAACTTCAGGATCCTATGTGTTCAACTCCACAAAGGGTAAGAAAGAACGTATCGGCCGAATTCTGCAAATGCATGCCAATCGTCGTGAAGAAATCGAAGAGGTTTTCAGTGGTGATATTGCAGCAGCTGTTGGCTTGAAAGATACTGTGACTGGCGATACTCTATGTGACGATAAAAACCCAATCATCTTAGAATCCATGGTTTTCCCTGAACCGGTTATCAATGTAGCCGTTGAACCGAAAACCAAAGCTGACCAAGAAAAGATGGGTGTAGCATTGGCTCGTCTGGCTGAAGAAGATCCTACCTTCCGCATTTGGACTGATCAAGAAACTGGTCAAACTATTATCGCTGGTATGGGTGAGCTTCATCTTGAGATTATCGTAGACCGTATGCTAAGAGAATTCAAAGTGGATTGCAACGTTGGTAAGCCTCAAGTTGCCTATCGTGAAACAATCCGTAAAGCAGTTAAATCTGAAGGTAAGTTTGTACGTCAGTCCGGTGGTCGTGGTCAATACGGTCACTGCTGGTTGGAAATTGAACCTCAAGAGGTTGGCAAAGGCTTTGAGTTTGTTAACAAAGTCGTTGGTGGTGCAATCCCTAGAGAATATATCAGTCCAATCGAAGCTGGTATTAAAGAAGCTATGGAAAATGGCGTTATTGCTGGCTATCCGATGGTAGATATTAAAGTAACTGTAGTGGATGGTTCCTACCATGATGTCGACTCTTCGGAAATGGCGTTCAAAATTGCTGGTTCAATGGGCTTCAAGTCCGGTTGTGCTAAAGCCAACCCGACACTCCTTGAACCATATATGAAAGTTGAAGTAACTGTTCCGGAAGAGTACATGGGTGATGTTATCGGCGACTTGAATTCAAGACGTGGCCGCATAGAAGGCATGGAAGCACGCGCTGGCGCACAAGTGATCAACTCATTTGTACCACTTGCTGAAATGTTCGGATATGCAACAGACCTTCGTTCCAAAACTCAAGGCCGCGGCAATTATTCCATGGAAATTTCTCACTATGATGAAGTTCCTAAAAATATTTCTGAAGCTATTATCGCAAAAGTAAAAGGCGCGTAA
- the rpsG gene encoding 30S ribosomal protein S7, whose protein sequence is MPRKGPVPKRDVLPDPVYNSKILTRFINKVMLSGKKGVAEKVVYDAFENIRAKTGKDPLEVFEVAMKNVMPVLEVRARRVGGANYQVPVEVRPERRLTLGIRWLVNYARLRGEKTMNERLANELLDAANNTGAAIKKKDDTHKMAEANKAFAHYRW, encoded by the coding sequence ATGCCAAGAAAAGGACCTGTACCTAAACGTGATGTACTGCCTGATCCGGTGTATAACTCGAAAATTCTCACTAGATTTATCAATAAAGTTATGCTTTCTGGTAAAAAAGGCGTTGCTGAAAAAGTAGTATATGACGCTTTTGAAAATATAAGAGCTAAAACTGGTAAAGATCCATTAGAAGTATTTGAAGTAGCGATGAAAAATGTTATGCCAGTTTTGGAAGTTCGTGCTCGTCGTGTCGGCGGTGCAAACTACCAAGTTCCGGTTGAAGTGCGTCCAGAACGCCGTTTGACTTTAGGAATTCGCTGGTTGGTAAACTACGCAAGACTTCGTGGTGAAAAAACCATGAATGAAAGATTGGCTAATGAATTGCTTGATGCAGCGAACAACACTGGTGCTGCCATTAAGAAAAAAGACGATACGCATAAGATGGCAGAAGCCAATAAGGCGTTTGCTCACTATCGCTGGTAA
- the rpsL gene encoding 30S ribosomal protein S12, which produces MPTINQLVRKSREEILKKSTAPALKESPQKRGVCTRVYTTTPKKPNSALRKVARVRLTNGIEVTAYIPGIGHNLQEHSVVLIRGGRVKDLPGVRYHIIRGALDTAGVQNRNQGRSKYGTKRAKKK; this is translated from the coding sequence ATGCCTACAATTAACCAATTAGTACGTAAAAGTAGAGAAGAAATACTTAAGAAATCTACTGCACCAGCTTTGAAGGAATCTCCACAAAAGCGCGGTGTGTGCACAAGAGTATATACAACCACTCCTAAAAAACCTAACTCCGCGTTAAGAAAAGTAGCGAGGGTAAGATTGACCAATGGTATCGAAGTGACTGCGTATATTCCTGGTATTGGCCATAATTTGCAGGAGCACTCCGTGGTATTGATCAGAGGTGGCAGGGTAAAAGATTTACCTGGTGTTCGTTATCACATCATCCGCGGTGCGCTTGATACTGCCGGTGTACAAAATCGTAACCAAGGCAGATCAAAATATGGTACTAAGCGCGCTAAGAAAAAGTAA
- a CDS encoding 50S ribosomal protein L7ae produces MSLDALKTAKKVIGVKQVTKAVTKGIAETVFVAADADKRVIQPLVEVCSRHSIAVEEVPSMVELGQACSIEVGAAAAAIVKQG; encoded by the coding sequence ATGTCGCTTGACGCCTTGAAAACTGCGAAGAAAGTGATCGGAGTTAAGCAAGTAACCAAAGCAGTGACAAAAGGGATTGCCGAAACAGTGTTTGTGGCAGCGGATGCTGACAAACGAGTCATTCAACCGCTGGTTGAAGTATGTAGCCGTCACAGCATTGCAGTCGAAGAAGTGCCCAGTATGGTTGAGTTAGGTCAAGCCTGTTCGATCGAAGTGGGGGCAGCGGCTGCAGCCATTGTGAAGCAAGGGTAA
- the rpoC gene encoding DNA-directed RNA polymerase subunit beta' has protein sequence MLDVNNFDSMRIGLASPEQIRKWSHGEVRKPETINYRTLKPEREGLFCEKIFGPQRDWECHCGKYKRIRYKGIVCDRCGVEVTRSKVRRDRMGHIELAAPVSHIWYFKGIPSRMGLILDISPRSLEKVLYFASYIVLDPGDTPLMKKQLLSENEYRDYRDKYGNSFKVGMGAESIKKLLAELDLEKLGRELRQELKEVSGQRKIRAIRRLEVVEAFRKSGNMPEWMIMDVVPVIPPELRPMVQLDGGRFATSDLNDLYRRVINRNNRLKRLLDLGAPDIIVRNEKRMLQEAVDALIDNGRRGRPVTGPGNRPLKSLSDMLKGKQGRFRQNLLGKRVDYSGRSVIVVGPELKLHQCGLPKEMALELFKPFVMKKLVNAGHAHNIKSAKRMVERVRPEVWDVLEEVIKEHPVLLNRAPTLHRLGIQAFEPVLTEGRALKIHPLVCTAYNADFDGDQMAIHVPLSAEAQAEARLLMLSAHNILSTKDGKPVAVPTQDMVLGTYYLTIERPGALGEGKIMTNINEALLAYQHKELSLQAKIKVRIPGYGLVNTTLGRMIFNESLPEEIRYYYQENDEWYLGILMDKKQLGKLVDNCYRKFGNAKTAVVLDKVKSLGYSFACRAGVTVAIADIMVPPEKKEILAKAEAQVDTIDKQYRRGLITDDERYKKVIDLWTKATDDVTGAMMNNLDRFNPIYMMANSGARGNIQQIRQLAGMRGLMADPSGRIIDLPIKANFREGLTVLEYFISTHGARKGLADTALRTADSGYLTRRLVDVAQDVIVREDDCDIVGINLVRERAKLAKSSTSAIGFLRETLLGRLLAHDVLDPKTTDILVPLETVLDDDNLRIIGEHGVPEITIRGTSAQTEEDVSNSASTETIVLGAPEEHVRQTLKQAMVREMLGKNTLGVITDSTGEEIVPANTTLKEEHIEAILGSDVREVKVRNNNIKGIEVEAITEGSAMIEHLKDRIIGRIAAEDIVDPATGETIVHLNDEIDEELAEKVVKVRKQVSIRSVLTCKSLYGVCIKCYGRNLATGHAVDVGEAVGIIAAQSIGEPGTQLTMRTFHTGGIAGDDITQGLPRVEELFEARKPKRQAIITEIQGKVEIKEIKGMRKVTIFPESGEERIYQIPYGARIIVSEGQVVEAGERLTEGAVNPHDILRVRGLKDTQRYLVYEVQKVYKSQGVEINDKHIEVMVRQMLHKVKVEESGDTDLLPGEYIDVNTFEEENAKAIEAGNEPAVARPILLGITKASLATDSFLSAASFQETTRVLTDAAIKGKVDPLLGLKENVIIGKLVPAGTGMSRYRNIKITRPSAEVVVPE, from the coding sequence TTGTTGGATGTAAATAATTTTGATTCTATGCGCATAGGCCTAGCTTCTCCGGAGCAGATTCGCAAGTGGTCGCACGGCGAAGTTAGAAAACCTGAAACAATTAACTACCGCACACTAAAACCAGAACGAGAAGGCTTGTTTTGTGAAAAGATCTTTGGACCACAGCGGGACTGGGAGTGTCATTGTGGTAAGTATAAGCGCATACGTTACAAAGGGATTGTGTGTGACCGCTGCGGCGTTGAAGTAACTCGCTCGAAAGTTCGTCGTGACCGGATGGGTCATATCGAACTGGCGGCACCTGTTTCACATATTTGGTATTTTAAAGGTATTCCAAGCCGTATGGGTCTAATACTTGATATTTCACCACGGTCACTGGAAAAGGTTTTATACTTCGCATCATATATCGTACTGGATCCAGGCGATACTCCGTTGATGAAAAAGCAGCTCCTGAGTGAAAACGAATATCGTGATTATCGTGACAAATACGGTAATTCCTTTAAAGTCGGAATGGGTGCTGAATCAATCAAGAAACTGTTGGCAGAGCTTGATCTTGAAAAACTTGGCCGGGAATTGCGTCAAGAGTTAAAAGAAGTCAGCGGCCAACGCAAAATAAGAGCAATTCGTCGGTTGGAAGTTGTTGAGGCTTTCCGTAAATCAGGTAATATGCCTGAGTGGATGATTATGGATGTTGTTCCAGTCATACCGCCGGAATTACGCCCAATGGTTCAACTTGACGGCGGCCGTTTTGCAACCTCAGACTTAAATGACTTGTACCGTCGGGTTATTAACCGTAACAATCGTCTGAAACGATTGCTGGATCTTGGTGCACCGGATATCATTGTACGCAATGAAAAACGTATGCTGCAAGAGGCGGTAGATGCATTAATCGATAATGGCCGTCGTGGCCGCCCGGTTACTGGACCAGGCAATCGCCCGCTAAAATCTTTAAGTGATATGCTCAAAGGTAAGCAAGGGCGTTTCCGTCAGAACTTACTTGGTAAACGGGTTGACTATTCTGGTCGTTCGGTTATCGTTGTTGGTCCGGAATTAAAACTGCATCAATGTGGTCTGCCAAAAGAAATGGCTTTGGAATTGTTCAAACCATTTGTTATGAAGAAGCTGGTCAATGCTGGTCATGCTCATAACATTAAAAGTGCTAAGCGGATGGTAGAAAGAGTACGTCCTGAAGTTTGGGATGTTCTCGAAGAGGTTATTAAAGAACATCCGGTTCTGCTCAACCGTGCGCCGACACTGCATCGACTTGGTATCCAAGCATTCGAACCAGTTTTGACTGAAGGGCGTGCCCTGAAGATTCATCCATTGGTGTGTACTGCTTATAATGCCGACTTTGACGGTGACCAAATGGCTATCCACGTGCCGCTATCTGCTGAAGCGCAAGCTGAAGCACGCCTCCTGATGCTGTCTGCTCATAATATTTTATCAACAAAAGACGGTAAGCCGGTTGCAGTGCCTACGCAAGATATGGTACTTGGTACGTACTATTTAACCATTGAAAGACCTGGCGCATTAGGTGAAGGTAAAATTATGACCAACATCAACGAAGCGCTGCTGGCTTATCAACATAAAGAATTATCATTACAGGCAAAAATTAAAGTTCGTATTCCTGGCTATGGACTGGTTAATACCACGCTTGGCCGGATGATCTTTAATGAAAGCCTGCCAGAGGAAATTCGTTATTATTACCAAGAAAATGACGAATGGTATCTCGGCATCCTGATGGATAAAAAACAATTAGGCAAGCTAGTCGACAATTGCTACCGTAAATTTGGTAATGCCAAAACTGCTGTAGTGCTTGATAAAGTCAAATCATTAGGTTACTCCTTTGCTTGCCGGGCCGGGGTTACAGTGGCGATTGCCGATATTATGGTACCGCCTGAGAAAAAAGAAATTCTGGCTAAAGCTGAAGCCCAGGTTGATACCATTGATAAACAATACCGTCGTGGGTTGATTACCGATGATGAACGTTATAAAAAAGTGATTGATCTGTGGACTAAAGCTACGGATGATGTAACAGGCGCTATGATGAACAATCTGGATCGTTTTAATCCGATCTATATGATGGCTAACTCTGGTGCCCGCGGTAATATTCAACAGATTCGTCAGCTTGCCGGTATGCGTGGTTTGATGGCCGATCCATCTGGCCGAATCATCGACTTACCGATTAAAGCGAATTTCCGTGAAGGGTTAACCGTATTAGAGTACTTTATCTCGACACACGGAGCTCGTAAAGGTTTGGCCGATACGGCACTTAGAACAGCTGACTCGGGTTACTTGACCCGTCGTCTGGTCGATGTTGCCCAGGATGTCATTGTACGTGAAGATGATTGTGATATTGTCGGAATTAATCTGGTACGTGAACGGGCTAAACTGGCTAAATCCAGCACCAGTGCTATCGGCTTTTTGCGCGAAACCCTGTTGGGACGATTGCTGGCTCATGATGTGCTTGATCCTAAGACAACCGATATTTTAGTTCCTCTGGAAACCGTGTTGGATGATGATAATCTGCGGATTATCGGTGAACATGGTGTGCCAGAAATCACTATTCGGGGAACCTCAGCACAAACTGAAGAAGATGTCAGCAATTCGGCATCTACGGAGACCATTGTATTGGGAGCTCCTGAAGAACATGTTCGTCAAACGCTTAAACAGGCTATGGTTCGTGAAATGCTTGGTAAAAACACGTTAGGTGTGATTACCGACAGTACTGGTGAGGAAATAGTCCCAGCCAACACAACCTTGAAAGAAGAGCATATTGAAGCCATTTTGGGCAGTGATGTCCGGGAAGTAAAAGTTCGCAACAATAATATCAAAGGTATTGAAGTTGAAGCGATTACTGAAGGCTCAGCTATGATTGAGCATTTAAAAGACCGGATTATTGGCAGAATTGCTGCGGAAGATATTGTTGATCCAGCAACTGGAGAAACGATTGTTCACCTTAATGATGAAATTGATGAGGAACTTGCTGAGAAAGTTGTCAAAGTCCGCAAACAGGTTTCTATTCGTTCTGTGCTTACGTGTAAATCGCTTTATGGCGTATGTATTAAGTGCTATGGCCGTAATCTGGCCACAGGTCATGCTGTTGATGTTGGTGAGGCAGTAGGGATTATTGCCGCTCAGTCTATCGGTGAACCTGGAACGCAGCTCACGATGCGTACTTTCCATACCGGTGGTATCGCCGGTGATGATATTACACAAGGTTTGCCAAGGGTCGAAGAATTGTTCGAGGCCCGCAAACCAAAACGCCAGGCCATCATCACTGAAATCCAAGGTAAAGTTGAAATTAAAGAAATCAAAGGAATGCGTAAAGTTACGATCTTCCCAGAGTCTGGTGAAGAGCGTATCTATCAAATTCCATATGGTGCACGCATTATTGTCAGTGAAGGCCAGGTTGTTGAAGCTGGTGAGCGCTTGACTGAAGGTGCGGTTAACCCTCATGACATCCTACGCGTTCGTGGTCTTAAAGATACGCAGCGTTACCTTGTATACGAAGTTCAAAAGGTTTACAAGTCGCAGGGTGTTGAAATTAATGATAAGCACATCGAGGTTATGGTGCGGCAAATGCTGCATAAAGTCAAGGTCGAAGAATCTGGTGATACTGATCTTCTACCAGGCGAATATATCGATGTGAACACTTTTGAAGAAGAAAATGCAAAAGCGATTGAAGCTGGCAATGAACCGGCAGTGGCTCGTCCAATTCTGCTTGGGATCACTAAGGCTTCACTGGCAACAGATTCCTTCTTATCGGCAGCTTCTTTCCAAGAAACAACACGTGTCTTGACCGATGCTGCAATCAAAGGTAAGGTTGATCCGTTATTAGGACTTAAAGAAAATGTTATTATCGGTAAACTGGTACCAGCTGGTACTGGTATGAGCCGCTACCGGAATATAAAAATAACTAGACCTTCTGCTGAAGTTGTTGTACCGGAATAA